Proteins encoded within one genomic window of Acidovorax sp. 107:
- a CDS encoding glutamate synthase subunit beta translates to MGKTTGFMEYERIEEGYKPVPERLKHYKEFVIGLDESQAKVQGARCMDCGTPFCNNGCPVNNIIPDFNDLVYHSDWKSAIEVLHSTNNFPEFTGRICPAPCEAACVLNVNDDAVGIKSIEHAIIDRAWAEGWVQPRPAKHQTGKKVAVVGSGPAGLAAAQQLARAGHSVTLFEKNDRVGGLLRYGIPDFKMEKSHIDRRVKQLEAEGVVIRTSVFVGAAKDGLGKDSKVTNWAKETVTPEQLNKEFDAVLLTGGAEQSRDLPVPGRELDGIHFAMEFLPQQNKINAGDKLKGQILATGKHVIVIGGGDTGSDCVGTSNRHGAASVTQFEVMPQPPEVENRPLTWPYWPLKLRTSSSHEEGCVREFAISTKEFSGEKGKVKSLTTVQVEFKDGKLVEVPGTEKHYQADLVLLAMGFVSPVAPVLDAFGVDKDARGNARATTEFDGGYATNVPKVFAAGDIRRGQSLVVWAIREGRQAARAVDEFLMGYSDLPR, encoded by the coding sequence ATGGGAAAAACTACCGGCTTCATGGAATACGAGCGCATCGAAGAGGGCTACAAGCCCGTGCCCGAGCGCCTGAAGCACTACAAGGAATTTGTCATCGGCCTCGACGAAAGCCAGGCCAAAGTACAAGGCGCTCGCTGCATGGACTGCGGCACGCCCTTCTGCAACAACGGTTGCCCGGTGAACAACATCATTCCGGACTTCAACGATCTGGTGTACCACTCGGACTGGAAGAGCGCGATCGAGGTGCTGCACAGCACCAACAACTTCCCCGAGTTCACCGGCCGCATCTGCCCCGCACCGTGCGAGGCGGCGTGTGTGCTCAACGTGAACGATGACGCGGTGGGCATCAAGTCCATCGAACACGCGATCATCGACCGTGCCTGGGCCGAAGGCTGGGTGCAGCCGCGCCCTGCCAAGCACCAGACGGGCAAGAAGGTGGCTGTGGTGGGTTCCGGGCCCGCTGGCCTGGCCGCCGCCCAGCAACTGGCCCGCGCAGGCCACAGCGTCACGCTGTTTGAAAAGAACGACCGCGTGGGCGGCCTGCTGCGCTACGGCATCCCCGACTTCAAGATGGAGAAGTCGCACATCGACCGCCGCGTCAAGCAGCTCGAAGCCGAAGGCGTGGTCATTCGCACCAGCGTGTTCGTGGGCGCTGCCAAGGACGGCCTGGGCAAGGACTCCAAGGTCACCAACTGGGCCAAGGAAACCGTCACGCCCGAGCAGCTGAACAAGGAGTTCGACGCTGTGCTGCTGACGGGGGGCGCCGAGCAGTCGCGCGACTTGCCCGTGCCGGGCCGCGAGCTCGATGGCATCCACTTTGCCATGGAGTTCCTGCCCCAGCAGAACAAGATCAACGCGGGCGACAAGCTCAAGGGCCAGATCCTGGCCACGGGCAAGCATGTCATCGTGATCGGTGGCGGCGATACAGGCAGCGACTGCGTGGGTACCAGCAACCGCCACGGAGCGGCCAGCGTGACCCAGTTTGAAGTGATGCCCCAGCCCCCCGAAGTGGAAAACCGCCCCCTGACCTGGCCCTACTGGCCGCTGAAGCTGCGCACCAGCTCCAGCCACGAAGAAGGTTGCGTGCGCGAGTTCGCCATCTCCACCAAGGAGTTCTCGGGCGAAAAGGGCAAGGTCAAGAGCCTGACCACCGTGCAGGTCGAGTTCAAGGACGGCAAGCTGGTTGAGGTGCCCGGCACCGAAAAGCACTACCAGGCCGACTTGGTGCTGTTGGCCATGGGCTTTGTGAGCCCCGTGGCACCCGTGCTCGACGCCTTTGGCGTGGACAAGGATGCCCGCGGCAACGCCCGCGCCACCACGGAGTTCGACGGCGGCTATGCCACCAATGTGCCCAAGGTGTTTGCGGCCGGCGACATTCGCCGTGGCCAGTCGCTGGTGGTCTGGGCCATCCGCGAAGGCCGCCAGGCCGCGCGCGCCGTGGACGAGTTCCTGATGGGTTACTCGGACCTGCCACGCTGA
- a CDS encoding ABC transporter ATP-binding protein — MPESSFLAELRNVTFSYGDRVILRDVTLAVPRGKVTALMGASGGGKTTVLRLIGGQHKAQSGQVLINGQDVGRMDVPALYAARRRMGMLFQFGALFTDLSVFENVAFPLHEHTDLSEDLIRDVVLMKLHAVGLRGARDLMPSQISGGMARRVALARAIVLDPELVMYDEPFAGLDPISLGTAAQLIRQLNDAMGLTSIVVSHDLEETFRLADHVIILGEGVVAAQGTPEEVLASRDPLVHQFVNALPTGPVPFHYPGPAVAEDFGPVGGRAL; from the coding sequence ATGCCCGAGTCCTCCTTCCTTGCCGAGTTGCGCAACGTCACGTTTTCATACGGTGACCGTGTGATCCTGCGCGACGTGACGCTGGCAGTCCCGCGCGGCAAGGTCACGGCGCTGATGGGTGCATCGGGCGGTGGCAAGACCACCGTGTTGCGCCTGATTGGTGGCCAACACAAGGCCCAGAGCGGCCAGGTTCTGATCAATGGTCAGGATGTGGGGCGCATGGATGTGCCGGCGCTGTATGCGGCGCGCCGGCGCATGGGCATGCTGTTCCAGTTCGGGGCGCTTTTTACCGACTTGAGCGTGTTCGAGAACGTGGCGTTTCCGCTGCACGAGCACACCGATTTGTCAGAGGATTTGATCCGCGATGTGGTGCTGATGAAGCTGCATGCGGTGGGCCTGCGTGGCGCCCGCGACCTGATGCCCAGTCAGATTTCGGGCGGCATGGCGCGCCGTGTGGCGCTGGCACGTGCGATCGTGCTGGACCCTGAACTGGTCATGTATGACGAGCCCTTCGCGGGCCTGGATCCCATCTCGCTGGGTACGGCGGCGCAATTGATTCGCCAGCTCAACGATGCGATGGGACTCACCAGCATTGTGGTGTCGCACGACCTGGAAGAGACATTCCGTCTGGCGGACCACGTGATCATCCTGGGCGAAGGCGTGGTGGCGGCCCAAGGCACGCCCGAAGAGGTGCTTGCCAGCCGTGATCCGCTGGTGCACCAGTTCGTGAATGCCCTGCCCACGGGGCCTGTGCCGTTCCATTACCCGGGCCCTGCCGTGGCGGAGGATTTCGGGCCGGTGGGAGGACGTGCGCTGTGA
- the mlaE gene encoding lipid asymmetry maintenance ABC transporter permease subunit MlaE yields the protein MSWYKPSDVGFAVRHKLADIGMGARLFGRLVRSLGATFLRPALVRDQVHFLGNYSLAIIAVSGLFVGFVLGLQGYYTLQRYGSSEALGLLVALSLVRELGPVVTALLFAGRAGTSLTAEIGLMRAGEQLSAMEMMAVDPVQRILAPRFWAGVITMPLLAAVFSAVGIVGGWIVGVLMIGIDPGAFWSQMQGGVDVWKDLGNGVLKSVVFGFTVTFVALLQGYAAKPTPEGVSRATTRTVVMASLAVLALDFVLTALMFSI from the coding sequence GTGAGCTGGTACAAGCCCTCCGATGTTGGCTTTGCGGTGCGCCACAAGCTGGCCGATATCGGCATGGGCGCGCGGTTATTCGGTCGGCTGGTGCGGTCCCTGGGCGCCACTTTTCTGCGGCCCGCGCTGGTGCGCGACCAAGTGCATTTTCTGGGCAACTATTCGTTGGCCATCATTGCGGTGTCGGGCCTGTTCGTCGGGTTTGTGCTGGGCTTGCAGGGCTATTACACGCTGCAGCGCTACGGCTCGTCCGAAGCGCTGGGCCTGCTGGTGGCCTTGAGTCTGGTGCGCGAGCTGGGTCCCGTGGTCACGGCGCTGTTGTTTGCGGGCCGCGCAGGCACTTCGCTCACCGCCGAAATCGGCCTGATGCGCGCGGGGGAGCAGCTCAGCGCCATGGAGATGATGGCGGTGGACCCGGTGCAGCGCATCCTGGCGCCCCGCTTCTGGGCAGGGGTGATCACCATGCCGCTGCTGGCGGCGGTGTTCAGTGCGGTGGGCATCGTTGGCGGCTGGATCGTCGGGGTGCTCATGATCGGCATTGACCCCGGGGCGTTCTGGAGCCAGATGCAGGGCGGGGTGGATGTCTGGAAAGACCTGGGCAACGGCGTGCTCAAGAGTGTGGTCTTTGGCTTCACGGTAACTTTTGTGGCGCTGCTGCAGGGCTATGCAGCCAAACCCACCCCCGAAGGGGTGTCGCGCGCTACCACGCGCACCGTGGTCATGGCGTCTTTGGCGGTGCTGGCACTGGACTTCGTGCTCACTGCGCTGATGTTCAGTATCTGA
- the mlaD gene encoding outer membrane lipid asymmetry maintenance protein MlaD, producing the protein MQRSKNDLWVGLFVMLGAVALVFLALQSANLLSLQFHSGYRVTAKFDNIGGLKPQAAVRSAGVVVGRVESITFDDKTFQARVTLAMEDRYAFPKDSSLKILTSGLLGEQYIGIEAGADEKNLAAGDTITSTQSAVVLENLIGQFLYSKAEDGGKPAGAGGKK; encoded by the coding sequence ATGCAACGCTCCAAAAACGATCTGTGGGTAGGGCTCTTCGTGATGTTGGGCGCAGTGGCACTGGTGTTTCTGGCGCTGCAATCGGCCAACCTGCTGAGCCTGCAATTTCATTCGGGCTATCGTGTCACCGCCAAGTTCGACAACATCGGCGGTCTCAAGCCCCAGGCGGCGGTGCGCAGTGCAGGTGTGGTGGTAGGGCGCGTGGAATCCATCACCTTTGACGACAAGACGTTCCAGGCGCGGGTCACGCTGGCTATGGAAGACCGCTACGCCTTCCCCAAGGACAGCTCCCTCAAGATCCTGACCAGCGGCCTGCTGGGCGAGCAATACATCGGAATCGAGGCGGGTGCCGACGAAAAGAACCTGGCCGCGGGCGACACGATCACGTCCACCCAGTCGGCGGTGGTGCTTGAGAACCTCATTGGACAATTTCTTTACAGCAAAGCCGAAGACGGCGGAAAGCCTGCTGGGGCAGGTGGCAAAAAATGA
- a CDS encoding VacJ family lipoprotein, translating to MTNSLPTLRATIAGDRLSIARLAAGLALLLGAVLLTGCATVANPDPRDPLESYNRSMTNFNEQVDAMVLKPVATAYKEVTPAPVRTGVSNFFGNLGDVWSFVNNVLQLRGEAAASSFMRVNVNTFMGLGGLLDIASELGIDRYKQDFGLTLGRWGVGTGPYLVLPILGPSTVRDTFALPVDMKGNVVSYVDPVSARNSLYALRAVEVRSNLLRAGSVLDSAALDKYSFTRDVYLQVRSHAGDAQNADGKDDGGSSNGVLPEEPAR from the coding sequence ATGACGAATTCACTCCCTACACTCCGCGCCACCATTGCAGGCGACCGGTTGTCGATCGCGCGTCTTGCGGCGGGCCTGGCGCTGCTGCTGGGCGCGGTGTTGCTCACCGGATGCGCTACGGTGGCCAACCCCGACCCCCGCGACCCGCTGGAGTCCTACAACCGCAGCATGACCAACTTCAATGAGCAGGTCGATGCCATGGTGCTCAAGCCCGTGGCAACGGCCTACAAGGAGGTCACGCCCGCCCCTGTGCGCACGGGGGTCAGCAATTTCTTCGGGAACCTGGGCGACGTCTGGTCGTTCGTGAACAACGTGCTGCAGCTGCGTGGCGAAGCCGCTGCGTCCAGCTTCATGCGGGTCAATGTGAACACCTTCATGGGCCTGGGCGGGCTGCTGGACATCGCCAGCGAGTTGGGCATCGACCGCTACAAGCAGGACTTCGGCCTGACCCTGGGGCGCTGGGGCGTGGGCACTGGTCCTTACCTGGTGCTGCCCATCCTGGGGCCTTCCACCGTGCGCGACACCTTTGCGCTGCCGGTGGACATGAAGGGCAACGTGGTGAGCTATGTGGACCCGGTCTCGGCCCGCAACTCGCTGTATGCGCTGCGCGCCGTGGAGGTGCGTTCCAACCTGCTGCGCGCGGGCTCGGTGCTCGACAGTGCAGCCTTGGACAAGTACAGCTTTACGCGCGATGTGTATCTGCAGGTTCGCAGCCACGCGGGAGATGCGCAAAACGCAGACGGCAAGGACGACGGCGGCTCCAGCAACGGCGTGTTGCCAGAGGAGCCAGCCCGCTGA
- a CDS encoding phospholipid-binding protein MlaC — protein MMNRRSLGRTALCLAASAMLSLPLSALAADEAPDALIKRLSADVLNTVKSDKAIQAGDLSKVIALVDKTVMPNVNFRRMTAAAVGPGWRQATPEQQKRLQDEFKILLVRTYAGALAQVNDQTIQVKPLRAAAEDKDVLVRTEIVGRGDPIQLDYRLEKTPGDGAGWKIYNLNVLGVWLVETYRGQFAQEINAKGIDGLIDTLVARNKTNAGSAKG, from the coding sequence ATGATGAACCGACGTTCCCTGGGGCGTACCGCCCTTTGCCTCGCAGCCAGTGCCATGCTGAGCCTGCCGCTGTCCGCCCTAGCGGCCGACGAGGCGCCCGACGCGCTCATCAAGCGCCTGTCCGCCGACGTGCTCAACACGGTGAAGTCCGACAAGGCCATCCAGGCCGGTGACCTGAGCAAGGTGATTGCCCTGGTCGATAAAACCGTGATGCCCAACGTCAACTTCCGCCGCATGACCGCCGCCGCCGTCGGCCCCGGCTGGCGCCAGGCCACGCCCGAGCAGCAAAAGCGCCTGCAGGACGAGTTCAAGATCCTGCTGGTGCGCACCTATGCCGGTGCGCTGGCCCAGGTCAATGACCAGACCATCCAGGTCAAGCCCCTGCGCGCTGCGGCCGAAGACAAGGACGTGCTGGTGCGCACCGAGATCGTGGGCCGCGGCGACCCCATCCAGCTCGACTACCGCCTTGAAAAGACTCCTGGCGATGGCGCAGGCTGGAAGATCTACAACCTCAACGTGCTCGGCGTCTGGCTGGTGGAAACCTACCGCGGTCAGTTCGCGCAGGAGATCAATGCCAAGGGCATCGATGGTCTGATCGACACACTGGTGGCCCGCAACAAGACCAATGCGGGTTCTGCCAAGGGCTGA
- a CDS encoding STAS domain-containing protein codes for MLVLPPELTHRQATACLHMLKQGLRVHRDSAVVVDAHALTVFDTSALAVLLECRREALSEGKQFAVQGMPSALAGMAGLYGVDALLAAAP; via the coding sequence ATGCTGGTGCTGCCCCCCGAACTCACCCACCGCCAGGCCACGGCCTGCCTGCACATGCTCAAACAGGGGCTGCGGGTGCACCGCGACAGCGCAGTGGTGGTGGACGCCCATGCGCTGACGGTGTTTGATACCTCGGCCCTCGCGGTGCTGCTGGAATGCCGGCGCGAAGCCCTGTCCGAGGGCAAACAATTTGCGGTGCAAGGCATGCCGTCCGCCTTGGCGGGCATGGCGGGGCTGTACGGGGTGGACGCGCTGCTGGCTGCGGCGCCCTAG
- a CDS encoding ABC transporter ATP-binding protein, whose amino-acid sequence MPAVSFQAISKTFATPKGPFQALNQVNLDIEEGEFFGLLGPNGAGKTTLISILAGLARATSGRVLVQGSDVQAQYADARRKLGIVPQELVFDPFFNVREALRIQSGYFGVKNNDAWIDELLENLGLADKANANMRQLSGGMKRRVLVAQALVHKPPIIVLDEPTAGVDVELRQTLWHFIARLNKEGHTVLLTTHYLEEAEALCGRIAMLKAGQVVALNRTSELLKAASGSVLQFKTDTALPPALAAVARVTGRIVQLPAHDAAEIENHLAALRVAGVEVQDMEIRRPDLEDVFLQVMSGTSASNIPLEGVAL is encoded by the coding sequence ATGCCCGCAGTCTCCTTCCAAGCCATCTCCAAGACCTTTGCCACGCCCAAAGGCCCTTTCCAGGCGCTGAACCAGGTCAATCTGGACATTGAGGAGGGCGAGTTCTTCGGGCTCCTCGGCCCCAACGGTGCCGGCAAAACCACCCTGATCAGCATCCTGGCAGGCCTGGCGCGTGCCACCAGCGGCCGCGTGCTGGTGCAGGGCAGCGACGTGCAGGCCCAGTACGCCGACGCCCGCCGCAAGCTGGGCATCGTGCCCCAAGAGTTGGTGTTCGACCCCTTCTTCAATGTGCGCGAGGCGTTGCGCATCCAGTCGGGCTACTTCGGCGTGAAGAACAACGACGCCTGGATCGACGAGCTGCTCGAAAACCTGGGCCTGGCCGACAAGGCCAACGCCAACATGCGCCAGCTGTCGGGCGGCATGAAGCGCCGCGTGCTGGTGGCCCAGGCCCTGGTGCACAAGCCGCCCATCATCGTGCTGGACGAACCCACAGCCGGGGTGGATGTGGAGCTGCGCCAGACCCTGTGGCACTTCATCGCCCGCCTGAACAAAGAGGGGCACACCGTGCTGCTCACCACCCACTACCTCGAAGAAGCCGAAGCCCTGTGTGGCCGCATTGCCATGCTCAAGGCCGGGCAGGTGGTGGCGCTCAACCGCACCAGCGAGCTCCTCAAGGCCGCCTCGGGCAGCGTGCTGCAGTTCAAGACCGACACGGCCCTGCCGCCCGCGCTGGCTGCGGTGGCGCGGGTCACCGGCCGCATCGTGCAGCTGCCGGCGCACGACGCGGCGGAGATTGAAAACCACCTGGCTGCGTTGCGCGTGGCCGGGGTCGAGGTGCAGGACATGGAGATTCGCCGGCCCGATCTGGAGGACGTGTTCCTGCAAGTGATGTCTGGCACATCGGCGTCGAACATTCCGCTGGAAGGGGTGGCGCTATGA
- a CDS encoding ABC transporter permease: MTGWQTLFYKEVLRFWKVSFQTVAAPVLTAVLYLLIFGHVLEDHVKVYDRISYTAFLVPGLVMMSVLQNAFANSSSSLIQSKIMGSLVFVLLTPLSHWAWFVAYVGSSIVRGLAVGLGVFIVTLAFARPEFAAPLWILVFALLGAALLATLGLIAGLWADKFDQMAAFQNFIIVPMTFLSGVFYSIQSLPPFWQAVSHLNPFFYMIDGFRYGFFGQSDTSPWLSLGIVGIAWLAVSALAVHLLRTGYKIRN, encoded by the coding sequence ATGACCGGCTGGCAAACCCTTTTTTACAAGGAAGTGCTGCGGTTCTGGAAGGTCAGCTTCCAGACTGTCGCCGCTCCGGTGCTCACGGCCGTGCTCTACCTGCTGATCTTCGGCCATGTGCTCGAAGACCATGTGAAGGTCTACGACCGCATCAGCTACACCGCGTTTCTGGTGCCCGGCCTGGTGATGATGAGCGTGCTGCAAAACGCCTTTGCCAACAGCTCTTCCAGCCTGATCCAGAGCAAGATCATGGGCAGCCTGGTGTTCGTGCTGCTCACCCCGCTGTCGCACTGGGCCTGGTTTGTGGCCTACGTGGGCTCGTCCATCGTGCGCGGGTTGGCGGTGGGCCTGGGCGTGTTCATCGTCACGCTGGCGTTTGCGCGACCAGAGTTTGCAGCGCCCTTGTGGATTTTGGTGTTTGCGCTGCTGGGGGCCGCGCTGCTGGCCACGCTGGGGCTGATTGCGGGGCTGTGGGCCGACAAGTTCGACCAGATGGCTGCGTTCCAGAACTTCATCATCGTGCCCATGACCTTCCTGTCGGGCGTGTTCTATTCGATCCAGTCGCTGCCGCCGTTTTGGCAGGCCGTGAGCCACCTCAACCCGTTCTTCTACATGATCGACGGCTTCCGCTACGGCTTCTTCGGCCAGAGTGACACCTCGCCCTGGCTCAGCCTGGGCATCGTGGGCATCGCCTGGCTGGCCGTGAGTGCCCTGGCCGTGCACCTGCTGCGCACCGGCTACAAAATTCGCAACTGA
- a CDS encoding BolA family protein: MTADQLKDLIAAGLACEYITLEGDGRHWYATIVSAEFEGKRAIQRHQRVYATLGAKMHTDEVHALSMKTFTPAEWAAQAQ; this comes from the coding sequence ATGACCGCTGACCAACTCAAAGACCTCATCGCCGCTGGCCTGGCCTGCGAATACATCACGCTCGAGGGCGATGGCCGCCACTGGTATGCCACCATCGTCTCGGCCGAGTTCGAGGGCAAGCGTGCCATCCAGCGCCACCAGCGCGTGTATGCCACGCTGGGCGCCAAAATGCACACCGACGAGGTGCATGCGCTGTCGATGAAGACCTTCACCCCGGCCGAATGGGCCGCCCAGGCGCAGTGA
- the murA gene encoding UDP-N-acetylglucosamine 1-carboxyvinyltransferase translates to MDKLLIRGGRSLQGEVLVSGAKNAALPELCAALLTAEPVTLLNVPQLQDVSTMLKLIRNMGVAAERADDGTVRINASALSTPEAPYELVKTMRASVLALGPLLARFGEATVSLPGGCAIGSRPVDQHIKGLAAMGAEIVVEHGYMIAKLPAGWKRLKGARITTDMVTVTGTENFLMAAALAEGETVLENAAQEPEISDLAEMLIAMGAKIEGHGTSRIRIQGVDQLHGCTHRVVADRIEAGTFLCAVAATGGDVVLRHGRADHLDAVIDKLREAGATVQAVDGGIRVQSAGGATLKAQGFRTTEYPGFPTDMQAQFMALNCIAQGTATVTETIFENRFMHVNELVRLGAKIQVDGKVAVIEGVPRLSGATVMATDLRASASLVIAGLVADGETVVDRIYHLDRGYDCMEAKLRGIGADIERVKA, encoded by the coding sequence ATGGACAAACTCCTGATTCGCGGCGGACGCAGCTTGCAAGGCGAGGTGCTGGTCTCCGGCGCCAAGAACGCCGCCTTGCCGGAGTTGTGCGCCGCCCTGCTCACGGCCGAGCCCGTGACGTTGCTCAACGTGCCCCAGCTGCAGGACGTGAGCACCATGCTCAAGCTGATCCGCAACATGGGCGTGGCGGCGGAGCGGGCCGACGACGGCACGGTGCGCATCAACGCCAGCGCGCTGAGCACGCCCGAGGCGCCCTACGAGCTGGTCAAGACCATGCGCGCTTCCGTGCTGGCCCTGGGCCCGCTGCTGGCGCGCTTTGGTGAGGCCACGGTGTCGCTGCCCGGCGGCTGCGCCATTGGCTCGCGCCCGGTGGACCAGCACATCAAGGGCCTGGCTGCCATGGGCGCCGAGATCGTGGTCGAGCACGGCTACATGATCGCCAAGCTGCCCGCCGGCTGGAAGCGCCTGAAGGGTGCGCGCATCACCACCGACATGGTCACGGTGACGGGCACCGAAAATTTCCTCATGGCCGCCGCGCTGGCCGAGGGCGAAACGGTGCTCGAAAACGCCGCGCAAGAGCCCGAGATTTCGGACCTGGCTGAGATGCTGATCGCCATGGGCGCAAAGATCGAAGGCCATGGCACCAGCCGCATCCGCATCCAGGGCGTGGACCAACTGCACGGTTGCACCCACCGCGTGGTGGCCGACCGCATCGAGGCTGGCACCTTTTTGTGCGCTGTGGCTGCCACGGGCGGTGATGTGGTGCTGCGCCATGGCCGCGCCGACCACCTCGACGCCGTCATCGACAAGCTGCGCGAAGCCGGTGCCACTGTGCAAGCTGTGGACGGTGGTATCCGCGTGCAAAGCGCAGGCGGTGCCACGCTCAAGGCCCAGGGCTTTCGCACCACCGAATACCCCGGTTTTCCCACCGACATGCAGGCGCAGTTCATGGCGCTCAATTGCATTGCCCAAGGCACGGCCACGGTGACCGAGACGATTTTTGAAAACCGTTTCATGCACGTCAACGAGCTGGTTCGCCTGGGCGCCAAAATCCAGGTGGATGGCAAGGTGGCGGTCATCGAAGGCGTGCCCCGCTTGTCCGGCGCCACCGTGATGGCCACCGATCTGCGCGCGTCCGCCAGCCTCGTCATCGCGGGCCTGGTGGCCGACGGCGAAACCGTGGTGGACCGCATCTACCACCTGGACCGTGGCTACGACTGCATGGAAGCCAAACTGCGCGGCATTGGCGCTGACATCGAACGAGTAAAAGCATGA
- the hisG gene encoding ATP phosphoribosyltransferase: protein MITLALSKGRIFDETLPLLAAAGIEVLEDPEKSRKLILPTNQPNVRVVLVRATDVPTYVEYGGADIGVTGKDTLIEHGGQGLYQPLDLRIAKCRVSVAVRNDFDYAQAVKQGSRLKVATKYTGIARDFFASKGVHVDMVKLYGSMELAPLTGLADAIVDLVSTGNTLKANNLIEVERIMDISSYLVVNQAALKLKQAPLRRIIDAFASAIPAEKN from the coding sequence ATGATCACCCTGGCGCTTTCCAAGGGCCGCATCTTTGACGAAACCCTGCCGCTGCTGGCCGCCGCAGGCATCGAGGTGCTGGAAGACCCCGAAAAATCGCGCAAGCTCATCCTGCCCACCAACCAGCCCAATGTGCGCGTGGTGCTGGTGCGCGCCACCGACGTGCCCACCTACGTGGAGTACGGCGGTGCCGACATCGGCGTGACTGGCAAGGACACCCTGATCGAGCATGGCGGCCAGGGCCTGTACCAGCCGCTGGACCTGCGCATTGCCAAGTGCCGCGTGAGCGTGGCCGTGCGCAACGACTTCGACTACGCCCAGGCCGTCAAGCAGGGCTCGCGCCTCAAGGTCGCCACCAAGTACACCGGCATTGCGCGCGACTTCTTTGCCAGCAAGGGCGTGCACGTGGACATGGTCAAGCTCTACGGCAGCATGGAGCTGGCGCCGCTTACCGGCCTGGCCGATGCCATCGTGGACCTGGTCTCCACCGGCAATACCCTCAAGGCCAACAACCTCATCGAAGTCGAGCGCATCATGGACATCAGCTCCTACCTGGTCGTGAACCAGGCCGCGCTCAAGCTCAAGCAGGCGCCGCTGCGCCGCATCATCGATGCGTTTGCCTCGGCCATACCGGCCGAAAAGAACTGA
- the hisD gene encoding histidinol dehydrogenase: MTLVAAPARLSTTAATFEADFAARLHWSADTDAAIEQRVADILADVQKRGDAAVLEYTARFDGLSASNMAALELTQADFKAAFDAIPQAQRDALQAAAKRVRSYHEAQKKASGESWSYRDEDGTLLGQKVTPLDRVGIYVPGGKAAYPSSLLMNAIPAHVAGVQEIIMVVPTPVRGSVATGGAGEGTSTKGERNELVLAAAYVAGVTRAFTIGGAQAVAALAYGTETVPKVDKITGPGNAYVASAKKRVFGTVGIDMIAGPSEILVLADGTTPPDWVAMDLFSQAEHDELAQSILLCPDAAYLDAVQREIDRLLPTMPRAEIIAKSLTGRGALILTKDMEEACAISNRIAPEHLEVSSTDPHRWEPLLRHAGAIFLGAYTSESLGDYCAGPNHVLPTSGTARFSSPLGVYDFQKRSSLIEVSEAGAQVLGTIAAELAYGEGLQAHAQAAEMRLTTPVKPR, from the coding sequence ATGACTTTGGTAGCTGCTCCCGCCCGTCTGTCCACCACTGCGGCCACTTTTGAGGCTGATTTTGCAGCCCGCCTGCATTGGTCTGCCGACACCGACGCGGCCATCGAGCAGCGCGTGGCCGACATCCTGGCCGACGTGCAAAAGCGCGGCGACGCGGCCGTGCTGGAGTACACAGCCCGCTTTGATGGCCTCAGCGCCTCCAACATGGCGGCGCTGGAGTTGACGCAAGCCGACTTCAAGGCCGCGTTCGACGCCATTCCGCAGGCCCAGCGCGACGCGCTGCAGGCCGCCGCCAAGCGCGTGCGCAGCTACCACGAAGCGCAGAAGAAGGCTTCGGGCGAGAGCTGGAGCTACCGCGACGAAGATGGCACGCTGCTGGGCCAGAAGGTCACGCCGCTGGACCGTGTGGGCATCTACGTGCCCGGCGGCAAGGCCGCGTACCCGTCGAGCCTGCTGATGAACGCCATCCCGGCCCACGTGGCGGGTGTGCAGGAAATCATCATGGTCGTGCCCACCCCCGTGCGTGGCAGCGTGGCCACGGGCGGAGCGGGAGAGGGCACCTCCACCAAGGGCGAGCGCAACGAGTTGGTCCTGGCTGCTGCCTATGTGGCTGGCGTCACGCGCGCCTTCACCATCGGCGGCGCCCAGGCCGTGGCCGCGCTGGCCTACGGCACGGAAACCGTGCCCAAGGTGGACAAGATCACCGGCCCCGGCAACGCCTATGTGGCCAGCGCCAAGAAGCGCGTGTTTGGCACCGTGGGCATCGACATGATCGCGGGCCCGAGTGAAATCCTGGTGCTGGCCGACGGCACCACGCCCCCCGACTGGGTGGCCATGGACCTGTTCAGCCAGGCCGAACACGACGAGCTGGCGCAGTCCATCCTGCTGTGCCCCGACGCGGCCTACCTCGACGCCGTGCAGCGCGAGATTGATCGCCTGCTGCCCACCATGCCGCGCGCCGAGATCATCGCCAAGAGCCTCACCGGCCGGGGCGCACTGATCCTGACGAAAGACATGGAAGAAGCCTGCGCCATCAGCAATCGCATCGCACCCGAACACTTAGAGGTCAGCAGCACCGATCCCCACCGCTGGGAGCCGCTGCTGCGCCACGCGGGTGCGATCTTTCTGGGCGCCTACACCTCCGAAAGTCTGGGCGACTACTGCGCGGGCCCCAACCACGTGCTACCCACCAGCGGCACGGCACGCTTCTCTTCGCCACTGGGTGTGTACGACTTCCAGAAGCGCAGCAGCCTCATCGAGGTGAGCGAGGCTGGTGCCCAGGTGCTGGGCACCATCGCCGCCGAGCTGGCCTATGGCGAGGGTCTGCAGGCCCACGCACAAGCCGCCGAGATGCGGCTGACCACGCCCGTCAAGCCGCGCTGA